A genomic segment from Methanoplanus limicola DSM 2279 encodes:
- a CDS encoding DEAD/DEAH box helicase translates to MVLCSKCNKNQAVDMGLCTDCLISHRSGGSNCVQFECFKKDYLKEPYSGIFWADDALLQYQYYVEDHNFEPILCGEFGGDYREEHQKLEYWYENNFFNILKERLEYQSVYNPLENDPDYYDNIKKKFIDFHRKVLLLNSYSDSNNDQHVYSGYLSLILKKILAELANGNHSRNNNSVNPEIIERVDSIMDPGSGLYYLELFFMIKDRKFLDDFIDNINSYSPEDAYSLVKTPILTLIPWEHQRNAIIRWKHHNSSGIVEMATATGKTVVGMMAIEDFWKRNRGSGTVRILCHSRVILNQWRNEIVKQMGLIDSRKPESFHPIKLGKFEVHFNTIQRVMKNPQAFEADLIIIDEVHHLAGREFRKVIDAPHKYRLGLTAELGQGPRRSIIESNFGNIVFNYPISDALRDRIIPEFKWVAHPVYLDIAEADEFREVSDSIRKLFTRIKYDSAKIKSLTNNQNATINGIFDFIQAIERAKYSGYEIPEDWKVLQNLIFKRRHIIHQSRPKLEKALNLAKSLGQQHKIIIFLMDTDSCDYVGDELKKEIKNVFVIHSKIKEEPINVVERFKKAPNGVLIGAQMLNEGINIPSADVGINLSYTKTRLQLIQRMGRVLRKDGNKKPIFYQFVAIPEQSFYVNEMDTELFADDLSWIQSTALRMELDVDIEWDDRELLEYKSNVEDYIKSNCHYDYSGEAKIGTFNLKRVLEEFEPESISRIIDILELFRDQEINDKQWEDIVKSAHFSKTQNGRYKKGEFLDIDKYWYILIIGNRNSDKISELFKNLKLSNEIENPEPLPELCLDENGFIVFPGEKSEYKLSEDEILNQNKVNLSRGEINELSSENEENIDDELFSTIGLIIKAKTSIKEGNSQKAREYIEKALIIDPGNIDAVNLHSKLTSTDSDSGLNVIKMGSFLRKKKCLMLDNLNYTPIDINLAKEILRLDDSKELYNELSTGGNAVNINGKKFERTEIEILLINKYRIKKFVEIYG, encoded by the coding sequence CAGGCTGTTGATATGGGGTTATGTACTGATTGTTTAATCTCACATAGGAGTGGGGGAAGCAATTGTGTACAATTTGAATGCTTTAAAAAAGATTATCTTAAAGAACCATATTCGGGAATATTCTGGGCTGATGATGCCTTGTTACAATATCAGTATTATGTAGAAGATCATAATTTTGAACCTATACTTTGTGGGGAATTTGGAGGAGATTACCGGGAAGAACATCAAAAATTAGAGTATTGGTATGAAAATAATTTTTTTAATATTCTTAAAGAAAGACTTGAATATCAGTCAGTTTATAATCCACTTGAAAATGATCCGGATTACTATGATAATATAAAAAAGAAATTTATTGACTTTCACAGAAAAGTATTATTACTAAATTCATACTCTGATTCTAATAATGATCAGCATGTTTATTCCGGATATTTGAGCCTAATTTTAAAGAAAATACTTGCTGAATTAGCTAATGGTAATCATTCCAGAAATAATAATTCTGTAAATCCGGAAATAATTGAGAGGGTAGATTCAATAATGGATCCTGGTAGTGGGTTATATTATCTTGAACTCTTCTTTATGATAAAGGATCGTAAATTTCTTGATGATTTTATAGACAATATTAACAGTTATTCTCCGGAAGACGCTTATAGTCTTGTTAAAACACCAATATTGACATTAATTCCATGGGAACACCAGAGAAATGCCATAATTAGATGGAAACATCACAATAGTTCTGGTATTGTTGAAATGGCAACAGCAACCGGAAAAACTGTTGTTGGAATGATGGCAATTGAGGATTTCTGGAAGAGAAATAGAGGTTCAGGAACAGTCAGAATTCTATGTCATTCCAGAGTTATTCTGAATCAGTGGCGAAATGAGATTGTAAAACAGATGGGTCTGATTGATAGCAGAAAGCCTGAATCGTTTCATCCGATAAAACTTGGAAAATTTGAGGTCCATTTTAATACTATTCAGCGTGTGATGAAAAATCCTCAGGCTTTTGAGGCTGATCTGATAATTATTGATGAAGTTCATCACTTAGCCGGAAGAGAATTCCGAAAAGTTATAGATGCACCTCATAAATATCGACTCGGACTGACAGCTGAACTTGGACAGGGCCCCAGAAGAAGTATCATAGAAAGCAATTTTGGTAATATTGTGTTTAATTATCCAATATCCGATGCATTAAGGGACAGAATAATTCCGGAATTCAAATGGGTTGCACATCCGGTTTATCTTGATATTGCTGAGGCTGATGAATTCAGAGAGGTTTCTGATTCCATAAGAAAACTATTTACACGCATTAAATATGACTCTGCAAAAATAAAGAGTCTTACCAATAATCAGAATGCAACAATTAATGGTATTTTTGATTTTATTCAGGCAATTGAGAGAGCAAAATACAGTGGATATGAGATTCCTGAGGATTGGAAAGTATTACAGAACTTAATCTTTAAGAGAAGACATATAATTCACCAATCCCGACCAAAATTAGAAAAAGCTCTAAATCTGGCTAAAAGTCTTGGCCAGCAGCATAAGATCATAATATTTCTGATGGATACCGACAGTTGTGATTATGTAGGCGATGAATTAAAGAAAGAAATTAAAAATGTTTTTGTTATTCACTCAAAAATAAAAGAGGAACCGATAAACGTAGTTGAAAGGTTCAAAAAAGCTCCTAATGGTGTTTTAATAGGAGCGCAGATGCTCAATGAAGGTATTAATATTCCAAGTGCGGATGTTGGAATTAATCTTTCATATACAAAGACAAGATTGCAGTTGATTCAGAGAATGGGGCGTGTATTAAGAAAAGACGGTAATAAGAAACCGATATTCTATCAGTTTGTTGCGATCCCGGAACAGTCGTTTTATGTTAATGAAATGGATACCGAACTGTTTGCTGATGATCTCTCATGGATACAGTCCACAGCCCTGAGGATGGAACTTGATGTGGATATTGAATGGGATGACAGGGAATTGCTGGAGTATAAATCAAATGTTGAAGATTATATAAAAAGTAATTGTCATTATGATTATTCAGGAGAAGCAAAAATAGGAACCTTCAACCTTAAAAGAGTTTTAGAGGAGTTTGAACCGGAATCAATAAGCAGAATTATAGATATTCTTGAATTATTCAGAGATCAGGAAATTAATGATAAACAGTGGGAGGATATTGTAAAATCAGCTCATTTCAGTAAAACACAGAATGGAAGATATAAAAAAGGAGAATTTCTGGATATTGATAAATATTGGTATATTCTGATTATTGGAAACCGCAATTCTGACAAAATATCAGAATTATTCAAAAATCTGAAATTGTCCAATGAAATTGAAAACCCGGAACCACTTCCTGAATTATGCCTGGATGAAAATGGTTTCATTGTGTTTCCGGGTGAAAAATCAGAATATAAATTATCTGAAGATGAAATATTAAACCAAAATAAAGTTAATCTCAGCAGGGGGGAGATCAATGAATTATCATCTGAAAATGAAGAAAATATAGATGATGAACTGTTCAGTACTATAGGTTTAATTATTAAGGCAAAAACATCTATTAAAGAAGGAAATAGTCAGAAGGCCAGAGAATATATTGAAAAGGCCCTGATAATTGATCCGGGGAATATTGATGCAGTTAATCTCCATAGTAAACTGACATCAACAGACTCTGATTCAGGTTTAAATGTTATAAAAATGGGTTCATTCTTAAGGAAGAAGAAATGTCTTATGCTTGATAATCTGAATTATACTCCTATTGATATTAATTTGGCAAAGGAAATATTAAGATTGGATGATTCTAAAGAACTGTATAATGAATTATCCACGGGAGGGAATGCAGTCAATATAAACGGTAAAAAATTTGAAAGAACTGAGATTGAAATTCTTTTGATAAACAAGTACAGGATTAAAAAATTTGTTGAAA